Below is a window of Entomospira culicis DNA.
GACTAAAAAATAGCCTCTTTTTGCATGTGATTAGTGTAATCTATTTATCAATAAAAATCAAGGCTTACTAGAGATGGACACTTTAGGCGATTTGATCGAATAGGGAGCCATTCATTTGCTCAAAGATCCATAAAATCCAGCTATAGACGGTGCTGGATCGTCTTTCTATCGTTGAGTTCTGATA
It encodes the following:
- a CDS encoding DUF7226 domain-containing protein; the protein is MLHATETQQYQNSTIERRSSTVYSWILWIFEQMNGSLFDQIA